In Accipiter gentilis chromosome 17, bAccGen1.1, whole genome shotgun sequence, one DNA window encodes the following:
- the INAFM2 gene encoding putative transmembrane protein INAFM2: protein MKEKESGAERGKPATYTGDKKARMAAKTNKKWVRLATVLAYVLSVSLAAIVLAVYYSLIWQPVRGGGGGSGSGPAAAAVTSQPRAAPPSPGPAVSQPPAGPTQETPPAPPRTGPDPALAETDLPDAAASASSSASPPPPGAEAAAAALRRSP, encoded by the coding sequence ATGAAGGAGAAGGAGTCGGGGGCGGAGCGGGGTAAACCCGCCACTTACACCGGGGACAAGAAGGCGCGCATGGCGGCCAAGACCAACAAGAAGTGGGTGCGCCTGGCCACCGTGCTGGCCTACGTTCTCTCCGTCTCGCTGGCCGCCATCGTCCTCGCCGTCTACTACAGCCTCATCTGGCAGccggtgcgcggcggcggcggcggttccGGCTCCggtccggccgccgccgccgttacCTCtcagccccgcgccgcgccgccgtcGCCGGGCCCCGCGGTCAGCCAGCCGCCCGCCGGACCCACGCAGGAGACTCCGCCAGCGCCGCCGCGGACGGGCCCCGACCCCGCTCTCGCCGAGACGGACCTCCCGGACGCGGCGGCGTCGGCATCGTCGTcggcgtcgccgccgccgcccggggccgaggcggccgccgccgcgctgcgccgGAGCCCCTGA